A DNA window from Phyllostomus discolor isolate MPI-MPIP mPhyDis1 chromosome X, mPhyDis1.pri.v3, whole genome shotgun sequence contains the following coding sequences:
- the STARD8 gene encoding stAR-related lipid transfer protein 8 isoform X3: protein MTLNNCASMKLEVHFQCKQNEDSEEEEQCTISNPWSSQQESQRWSRMGSSDLLAPPSPELPVTSSCESVLTELSATSLPAITVSLPPEPADPPPLLSRAPSPSDRTLLSPNQGPEGPQDKAKKRRSRSFLKHLESLRRKEKGGSRQAESERSPATSEKATKAFSFRNRRGFLSAGFYRAKNQSHTSARGGGTETQRAWEAWSVATFRHPQRVHRDNYLVHVPGDHKPGTFPRSLSIESLCPEDGHRLADWQPGRRWGYEGRRGSCGSTGSHASTYDNMPELYPAEPILSRAEAEDEEERGGSYAHLDDILQHVWGLQQRVELWSQAMYPDVEPGDKEEEDDEEEEDATSSVEIATVEAERQPEALAQMEAPAHRESSAMGQDEVQTIPSAHASAELQTQAELQARAEAKSPGPAQENEQEVNSGGEPTSASSLSMEEGHSISDTVASSSELDSSGNSMNEAEAAALPAALQASAPRDRRDSGVGASLTRPCRKLRWHSFQNSHRPSLNSESLEINRQFASQIHLLHKGSLLRLTAFMEKYTVPHKQGWSWAVPKFMKRNKTPDYRGQHVFGVPPLIHVQRTGQPLPQSIQQAMRYLRSQCLDQVGIFRKSGVKSRIQNLRQMNESSPDNVCYEGQSAYDVADLLKQYFRDLPEPIFTSKLTTTFLQIYQLLPKDQWLAAAQAATLLLPDENREVLQTLLYFLSDIASAEENQMTAGNLAVCLAPSIFHLNISKKDSHSPRIKSRRSRTGRPGPRDLSENMAATQGLSHMISDCKKLFQVPQDMVLQLCGSYSAAELSPPGPALTELRQAQAAGVNLSLYMEDSVQELLRDAAERFKGWMSVPGPQHTELACKKAPDEHPLRVWKVSTEVAAPPAVVLHRILRERALWDEDLLRAQVLEALMPGVELYHYVTDSMAPHPCRDFVVLRMWRSDLPRGGCLLVSQSLDPEQPVPESGVRALMLTSQYLIEPCGLGRSRLTHICRADLRGRSPDWYNKVFGHLCAMEVAKIRDSFPTLQAAGPETKL from the exons ATGACCTTGAACAATTGTGCCTCGATGAAACTGGAGGTTCATTTTCAATGCAAGCAG AATGAAGactcagaagaggaagagcaatgtACCATCAGCAACCCCTGGTCCTCACAGCAAGAGAGTCAGCGCTGGTCTCGCATGGGGTCTTCTGACCTGTTGGCTCCACCGAGCCCTGAACTACCAGTGACATCCAGCTGTGAGAGTGTCCTTACTGAGCTTAGTGCCACCTCCCTGCCGGCCATCACCGTGAGCCTACCGCCTGAGCCAGCAGACCCACCACCCTTGCTAAGCCGTGCCCCGAGCCCAAGTGACCGGACCCTCCTCAGCCCCAACCAAGGACCAGAGGGTCCCCAGGACAAAGCCAAGAAGCGCCGTTCCCGTAGCTTCCTCAAGCACCTCGAGTCTCTGAGACGGAAGGAAAAGGGTGGCAGCCGCCAAGCTGAGTCTGAGCGTAGCCCAGCCACTTCAGAGAAGGCCACCAAAGCCTTCTCTTTCCGTAACCGCCGTGGCTTCCTCTCAGCTGGATTCTACAGGGCCAAGAACCAGTCACACACCTCAGCTAGGGGCGGTGGCACTGAGACTCAGAGGGCCTGGGAGGCCTGGTCTGTGGCCACATTCCGGCATCCTCAGCGGGTACACAGGGATAACTACCTGGTGCATGTGCCTGGGGACCACAAACCAGGCACATTCCCTCGTTCCCTATCCATCGAGAGCCTATGTCCTGAGGATGGACACCGTCTGGCCGATTGGCAGCCAGGTAGGCGCTGGGGCTACGAAGGACGCCGGGGCTCCTGTGGCTCAACGGGCAGCCATGCCAGCACCTATGACAACATGCCCGAGCTGTACCCAGCTGAGCCTATACTGTCCAGGGCTGAGGCTGAagatgaggaggagagagggggcagcTATGCCCACCTAGATGACATCCTCCAGCATGTGTGGGGACTGCAGCAACGGGTAGAGCTTTGGTCTCAGGCCATGTACCCAGACGTGGAGCCTGGAGATAAGGAAGAAGAagatgatgaggaagaggaagatgccACTTCATCAGTAGAAATAGCCACAGTTGAAGCTGAACGTCAGCCTGAGGCTCTGGCCCAGATGGAGGCTCCGGCCCACAGGGAGTCCTCAGCCATGGGTCAGGATGAAGTTCAGACCATTCCCTCAGCTCATGCTTCAGCTGAACTCCAGACACAGGCCGAGCTGCAGGCTCGGGCTGAGGCCAAATCCCCGGGCCCAGCCCAGGAGAATGAGCAGGAGGTGAATTCAGGCGGGGAACCCACCTCTGCCTCTAGCCTGTCTATGGAAGAAGGACACTCCATTTCTGACACTGTGGCCTCCTCCAGCGAACTGGACAGTAGCGGGAACTCCATGAACGAGGCTGAGGCTGCAGCGTTGCCAGCTGCACTCCAGGCATCAGCACCCCGTGACCGACGAGATTCAGGCGTTGGGGCCTCACTCACCAGACCCTGCAG GAAGCTCCGTTGGCATAGCTTTCAGAACTCGCACCGGCCCAGTCTCAACTCGGAGTCGCTGGAGATCAACCGGCAGTTTGCCAGCCAGATCCACCTGTTGCACAAAGGCTCCCTGCTGCGGCTCACAGCCTTCATGGAGAAGTACACTGTGCCCCACAAACAGGGCTGGAGCTG GGCAGTACCCAAGTTcatgaaaaggaacaaaaccCCAGACTATCGAGGCCAGCATGTGTTTGGGGTGCCACCCCTCATCCATGTACAGCGCACAGGCCAGCCACTGCCACAGAGCATTCAGCAAGCCATGCGCTATCTGCGCAGCCAGTGCCTGGACCAG GTGGGCATCTTCCGCAAGTCTGGGGTGAAGTCTAGGATCCAGAACCTGCGCCAGATGAATGAGTCATCCCCTGACAATGTCTGCTACGAGGGCCAGTCAGCCTACGATGTGGCTGACCTGCTGAAGCAGTATTTCCGAGACTTGCCAGAGCCTATCTTCACCAGCAAACTCACCACTACTTTCCTGCAGATCTATCAGC TCCTCCCCAAGGATCAGTGGCTGGCAGCAGCACAAGCTGCTACTTTGCTGCTCCCTGATGAGAACCGAGAGGTGCTGCAGACCCTGCTGTATTTCCTAAGTGACATTGCCTCTGCTGAGGAAAACCAGATGACAGCTGGAAACCttgctgtgtgcctggcacccTCCATCTTCCACCTCAACATCTCCAAGAAGGATAGCCATTCACCCAG GATCAAGAGCAGGCGCAGCCGCACTGGCCGGCCAGGCCCTAGGGACCTAAGTGAGAACATGGCGGCCACCCAGGGCCTGTCACATATGATCAGTGACTGTAAGAAACTTTTCCAG GTGCCTCAGGACATGGTGCTGCAACTGTGTGGCTCCTATAGCGCAGCTGAGCTCAGccctcctggcccagccctgaCTGAGCTGAGGCAGGCACAAGCTGCTGGTGTGAACCTCAGCCTGTACATGGAAGACAGCGTCCAGGAGCTGCTGCGCGATGCTGCTGAACGCTTCAAAGGCTGGATGAGTGTACCAGGGCCCCAGCACACAGAGCTGGCTTGCAAGAAG GCACCAGATGAGCACCCGCTGCGTGTGTGGAAGGTGTCCACCGAGGTGGCAGCCCCTCCAGCTGTGGTGCTACACCGTATTCTGCGGGAGCGGGCCCTCTGGGATGAGGACCTGCTGCGGGCCCAGGTGTTGGAGGCCTTGATGCCAGGTGTGGAGCTGTACCACTATGTCACCGACAGCATGGCACCCCACCCTTGCCGTGACTTCGTGGTGCTTCG GATGTGGCGTTCCGACCTGCCTCGTGGGGGTTGCCTGCTTGTTTCCCAGTCCCTGGATCCTGAGCAACCTGTCCCAGAATCTGGGGTGCGGGCCCTGATGCTCACTTCCCAGTACCTCATAGAGCCTTGTGGCCTGGGCCGCTCCCGGCTCACCCACATCTGCCGTGCTGACCTAAG ggGCCGTTCTCCTGACTGGTACAACAAGGTCTTTGGGCACCTGTGTGCCATGGAAGTGGCAAAGATCCGGGATTCCTTCCCAACCCTGCAGGCAGCTGGCCCGGAGACAAAGCTGTGA
- the STARD8 gene encoding stAR-related lipid transfer protein 8 isoform X2 produces MPPLLDVFWACFRKVKCFPIRPGRKNAEAEAKKACEWLRATGFPQYAQLFEEGSFPLDIGSVKKDHGFLDEDSLGALCRRLMTLNNCASMKLEVHFQCKQNEDSEEEEQCTISNPWSSQQESQRWSRMGSSDLLAPPSPELPVTSSCESVLTELSATSLPAITVSLPPEPADPPPLLSRAPSPSDRTLLSPNQGPEGPQDKAKKRRSRSFLKHLESLRRKEKGGSRQAESERSPATSEKATKAFSFRNRRGFLSAGFYRAKNQSHTSARGGGTETQRAWEAWSVATFRHPQRVHRDNYLVHVPGDHKPGTFPRSLSIESLCPEDGHRLADWQPGRRWGYEGRRGSCGSTGSHASTYDNMPELYPAEPILSRAEAEDEEERGGSYAHLDDILQHVWGLQQRVELWSQAMYPDVEPGDKEEEDDEEEEDATSSVEIATVEAERQPEALAQMEAPAHRESSAMGQDEVQTIPSAHASAELQTQAELQARAEAKSPGPAQENEQEVNSGGEPTSASSLSMEEGHSISDTVASSSELDSSGNSMNEAEAAALPAALQASAPRDRRDSGVGASLTRPCRKLRWHSFQNSHRPSLNSESLEINRQFASQIHLLHKGSLLRLTAFMEKYTVPHKQGWSWAVPKFMKRNKTPDYRGQHVFGVPPLIHVQRTGQPLPQSIQQAMRYLRSQCLDQVGIFRKSGVKSRIQNLRQMNESSPDNVCYEGQSAYDVADLLKQYFRDLPEPIFTSKLTTTFLQIYQLLPKDQWLAAAQAATLLLPDENREVLQTLLYFLSDIASAEENQMTAGNLAVCLAPSIFHLNISKKDSHSPRIKSRRSRTGRPGPRDLSENMAATQGLSHMISDCKKLFQVPQDMVLQLCGSYSAAELSPPGPALTELRQAQAAGVNLSLYMEDSVQELLRDAAERFKGWMSVPGPQHTELACKKAPDEHPLRVWKVSTEVAAPPAVVLHRILRERALWDEDLLRAQVLEALMPGVELYHYVTDSMAPHPCRDFVVLRMWRSDLPRGGCLLVSQSLDPEQPVPESGVRALMLTSQYLIEPCGLGRSRLTHICRADLRGRSPDWYNKVFGHLCAMEVAKIRDSFPTLQAAGPETKL; encoded by the exons AAGCTGAGGCCAAGAAAGCATGCGAGTGGCTCCGAGCAACAGGATTCCCTCAGTATGCTCAGCTGTTTGAAG AAGGTTCATTTCCCCTGGATATTGGCTCTGTGAAGAAGGACCACGGTTTTCTGGACGAGGACTCTTTGGGGGCCCTGTGCAG GAGGCTGATGACCTTGAACAATTGTGCCTCGATGAAACTGGAGGTTCATTTTCAATGCAAGCAG AATGAAGactcagaagaggaagagcaatgtACCATCAGCAACCCCTGGTCCTCACAGCAAGAGAGTCAGCGCTGGTCTCGCATGGGGTCTTCTGACCTGTTGGCTCCACCGAGCCCTGAACTACCAGTGACATCCAGCTGTGAGAGTGTCCTTACTGAGCTTAGTGCCACCTCCCTGCCGGCCATCACCGTGAGCCTACCGCCTGAGCCAGCAGACCCACCACCCTTGCTAAGCCGTGCCCCGAGCCCAAGTGACCGGACCCTCCTCAGCCCCAACCAAGGACCAGAGGGTCCCCAGGACAAAGCCAAGAAGCGCCGTTCCCGTAGCTTCCTCAAGCACCTCGAGTCTCTGAGACGGAAGGAAAAGGGTGGCAGCCGCCAAGCTGAGTCTGAGCGTAGCCCAGCCACTTCAGAGAAGGCCACCAAAGCCTTCTCTTTCCGTAACCGCCGTGGCTTCCTCTCAGCTGGATTCTACAGGGCCAAGAACCAGTCACACACCTCAGCTAGGGGCGGTGGCACTGAGACTCAGAGGGCCTGGGAGGCCTGGTCTGTGGCCACATTCCGGCATCCTCAGCGGGTACACAGGGATAACTACCTGGTGCATGTGCCTGGGGACCACAAACCAGGCACATTCCCTCGTTCCCTATCCATCGAGAGCCTATGTCCTGAGGATGGACACCGTCTGGCCGATTGGCAGCCAGGTAGGCGCTGGGGCTACGAAGGACGCCGGGGCTCCTGTGGCTCAACGGGCAGCCATGCCAGCACCTATGACAACATGCCCGAGCTGTACCCAGCTGAGCCTATACTGTCCAGGGCTGAGGCTGAagatgaggaggagagagggggcagcTATGCCCACCTAGATGACATCCTCCAGCATGTGTGGGGACTGCAGCAACGGGTAGAGCTTTGGTCTCAGGCCATGTACCCAGACGTGGAGCCTGGAGATAAGGAAGAAGAagatgatgaggaagaggaagatgccACTTCATCAGTAGAAATAGCCACAGTTGAAGCTGAACGTCAGCCTGAGGCTCTGGCCCAGATGGAGGCTCCGGCCCACAGGGAGTCCTCAGCCATGGGTCAGGATGAAGTTCAGACCATTCCCTCAGCTCATGCTTCAGCTGAACTCCAGACACAGGCCGAGCTGCAGGCTCGGGCTGAGGCCAAATCCCCGGGCCCAGCCCAGGAGAATGAGCAGGAGGTGAATTCAGGCGGGGAACCCACCTCTGCCTCTAGCCTGTCTATGGAAGAAGGACACTCCATTTCTGACACTGTGGCCTCCTCCAGCGAACTGGACAGTAGCGGGAACTCCATGAACGAGGCTGAGGCTGCAGCGTTGCCAGCTGCACTCCAGGCATCAGCACCCCGTGACCGACGAGATTCAGGCGTTGGGGCCTCACTCACCAGACCCTGCAG GAAGCTCCGTTGGCATAGCTTTCAGAACTCGCACCGGCCCAGTCTCAACTCGGAGTCGCTGGAGATCAACCGGCAGTTTGCCAGCCAGATCCACCTGTTGCACAAAGGCTCCCTGCTGCGGCTCACAGCCTTCATGGAGAAGTACACTGTGCCCCACAAACAGGGCTGGAGCTG GGCAGTACCCAAGTTcatgaaaaggaacaaaaccCCAGACTATCGAGGCCAGCATGTGTTTGGGGTGCCACCCCTCATCCATGTACAGCGCACAGGCCAGCCACTGCCACAGAGCATTCAGCAAGCCATGCGCTATCTGCGCAGCCAGTGCCTGGACCAG GTGGGCATCTTCCGCAAGTCTGGGGTGAAGTCTAGGATCCAGAACCTGCGCCAGATGAATGAGTCATCCCCTGACAATGTCTGCTACGAGGGCCAGTCAGCCTACGATGTGGCTGACCTGCTGAAGCAGTATTTCCGAGACTTGCCAGAGCCTATCTTCACCAGCAAACTCACCACTACTTTCCTGCAGATCTATCAGC TCCTCCCCAAGGATCAGTGGCTGGCAGCAGCACAAGCTGCTACTTTGCTGCTCCCTGATGAGAACCGAGAGGTGCTGCAGACCCTGCTGTATTTCCTAAGTGACATTGCCTCTGCTGAGGAAAACCAGATGACAGCTGGAAACCttgctgtgtgcctggcacccTCCATCTTCCACCTCAACATCTCCAAGAAGGATAGCCATTCACCCAG GATCAAGAGCAGGCGCAGCCGCACTGGCCGGCCAGGCCCTAGGGACCTAAGTGAGAACATGGCGGCCACCCAGGGCCTGTCACATATGATCAGTGACTGTAAGAAACTTTTCCAG GTGCCTCAGGACATGGTGCTGCAACTGTGTGGCTCCTATAGCGCAGCTGAGCTCAGccctcctggcccagccctgaCTGAGCTGAGGCAGGCACAAGCTGCTGGTGTGAACCTCAGCCTGTACATGGAAGACAGCGTCCAGGAGCTGCTGCGCGATGCTGCTGAACGCTTCAAAGGCTGGATGAGTGTACCAGGGCCCCAGCACACAGAGCTGGCTTGCAAGAAG GCACCAGATGAGCACCCGCTGCGTGTGTGGAAGGTGTCCACCGAGGTGGCAGCCCCTCCAGCTGTGGTGCTACACCGTATTCTGCGGGAGCGGGCCCTCTGGGATGAGGACCTGCTGCGGGCCCAGGTGTTGGAGGCCTTGATGCCAGGTGTGGAGCTGTACCACTATGTCACCGACAGCATGGCACCCCACCCTTGCCGTGACTTCGTGGTGCTTCG GATGTGGCGTTCCGACCTGCCTCGTGGGGGTTGCCTGCTTGTTTCCCAGTCCCTGGATCCTGAGCAACCTGTCCCAGAATCTGGGGTGCGGGCCCTGATGCTCACTTCCCAGTACCTCATAGAGCCTTGTGGCCTGGGCCGCTCCCGGCTCACCCACATCTGCCGTGCTGACCTAAG ggGCCGTTCTCCTGACTGGTACAACAAGGTCTTTGGGCACCTGTGTGCCATGGAAGTGGCAAAGATCCGGGATTCCTTCCCAACCCTGCAGGCAGCTGGCCCGGAGACAAAGCTGTGA
- the STARD8 gene encoding stAR-related lipid transfer protein 8 isoform X1, producing MAEAQGWGPAVRLPKPRTWTPRTLWGVKGTRGDAPRWKPEAEAKKACEWLRATGFPQYAQLFEEGSFPLDIGSVKKDHGFLDEDSLGALCRRLMTLNNCASMKLEVHFQCKQNEDSEEEEQCTISNPWSSQQESQRWSRMGSSDLLAPPSPELPVTSSCESVLTELSATSLPAITVSLPPEPADPPPLLSRAPSPSDRTLLSPNQGPEGPQDKAKKRRSRSFLKHLESLRRKEKGGSRQAESERSPATSEKATKAFSFRNRRGFLSAGFYRAKNQSHTSARGGGTETQRAWEAWSVATFRHPQRVHRDNYLVHVPGDHKPGTFPRSLSIESLCPEDGHRLADWQPGRRWGYEGRRGSCGSTGSHASTYDNMPELYPAEPILSRAEAEDEEERGGSYAHLDDILQHVWGLQQRVELWSQAMYPDVEPGDKEEEDDEEEEDATSSVEIATVEAERQPEALAQMEAPAHRESSAMGQDEVQTIPSAHASAELQTQAELQARAEAKSPGPAQENEQEVNSGGEPTSASSLSMEEGHSISDTVASSSELDSSGNSMNEAEAAALPAALQASAPRDRRDSGVGASLTRPCRKLRWHSFQNSHRPSLNSESLEINRQFASQIHLLHKGSLLRLTAFMEKYTVPHKQGWSWAVPKFMKRNKTPDYRGQHVFGVPPLIHVQRTGQPLPQSIQQAMRYLRSQCLDQVGIFRKSGVKSRIQNLRQMNESSPDNVCYEGQSAYDVADLLKQYFRDLPEPIFTSKLTTTFLQIYQLLPKDQWLAAAQAATLLLPDENREVLQTLLYFLSDIASAEENQMTAGNLAVCLAPSIFHLNISKKDSHSPRIKSRRSRTGRPGPRDLSENMAATQGLSHMISDCKKLFQVPQDMVLQLCGSYSAAELSPPGPALTELRQAQAAGVNLSLYMEDSVQELLRDAAERFKGWMSVPGPQHTELACKKAPDEHPLRVWKVSTEVAAPPAVVLHRILRERALWDEDLLRAQVLEALMPGVELYHYVTDSMAPHPCRDFVVLRMWRSDLPRGGCLLVSQSLDPEQPVPESGVRALMLTSQYLIEPCGLGRSRLTHICRADLRGRSPDWYNKVFGHLCAMEVAKIRDSFPTLQAAGPETKL from the exons AAGCTGAGGCCAAGAAAGCATGCGAGTGGCTCCGAGCAACAGGATTCCCTCAGTATGCTCAGCTGTTTGAAG AAGGTTCATTTCCCCTGGATATTGGCTCTGTGAAGAAGGACCACGGTTTTCTGGACGAGGACTCTTTGGGGGCCCTGTGCAG GAGGCTGATGACCTTGAACAATTGTGCCTCGATGAAACTGGAGGTTCATTTTCAATGCAAGCAG AATGAAGactcagaagaggaagagcaatgtACCATCAGCAACCCCTGGTCCTCACAGCAAGAGAGTCAGCGCTGGTCTCGCATGGGGTCTTCTGACCTGTTGGCTCCACCGAGCCCTGAACTACCAGTGACATCCAGCTGTGAGAGTGTCCTTACTGAGCTTAGTGCCACCTCCCTGCCGGCCATCACCGTGAGCCTACCGCCTGAGCCAGCAGACCCACCACCCTTGCTAAGCCGTGCCCCGAGCCCAAGTGACCGGACCCTCCTCAGCCCCAACCAAGGACCAGAGGGTCCCCAGGACAAAGCCAAGAAGCGCCGTTCCCGTAGCTTCCTCAAGCACCTCGAGTCTCTGAGACGGAAGGAAAAGGGTGGCAGCCGCCAAGCTGAGTCTGAGCGTAGCCCAGCCACTTCAGAGAAGGCCACCAAAGCCTTCTCTTTCCGTAACCGCCGTGGCTTCCTCTCAGCTGGATTCTACAGGGCCAAGAACCAGTCACACACCTCAGCTAGGGGCGGTGGCACTGAGACTCAGAGGGCCTGGGAGGCCTGGTCTGTGGCCACATTCCGGCATCCTCAGCGGGTACACAGGGATAACTACCTGGTGCATGTGCCTGGGGACCACAAACCAGGCACATTCCCTCGTTCCCTATCCATCGAGAGCCTATGTCCTGAGGATGGACACCGTCTGGCCGATTGGCAGCCAGGTAGGCGCTGGGGCTACGAAGGACGCCGGGGCTCCTGTGGCTCAACGGGCAGCCATGCCAGCACCTATGACAACATGCCCGAGCTGTACCCAGCTGAGCCTATACTGTCCAGGGCTGAGGCTGAagatgaggaggagagagggggcagcTATGCCCACCTAGATGACATCCTCCAGCATGTGTGGGGACTGCAGCAACGGGTAGAGCTTTGGTCTCAGGCCATGTACCCAGACGTGGAGCCTGGAGATAAGGAAGAAGAagatgatgaggaagaggaagatgccACTTCATCAGTAGAAATAGCCACAGTTGAAGCTGAACGTCAGCCTGAGGCTCTGGCCCAGATGGAGGCTCCGGCCCACAGGGAGTCCTCAGCCATGGGTCAGGATGAAGTTCAGACCATTCCCTCAGCTCATGCTTCAGCTGAACTCCAGACACAGGCCGAGCTGCAGGCTCGGGCTGAGGCCAAATCCCCGGGCCCAGCCCAGGAGAATGAGCAGGAGGTGAATTCAGGCGGGGAACCCACCTCTGCCTCTAGCCTGTCTATGGAAGAAGGACACTCCATTTCTGACACTGTGGCCTCCTCCAGCGAACTGGACAGTAGCGGGAACTCCATGAACGAGGCTGAGGCTGCAGCGTTGCCAGCTGCACTCCAGGCATCAGCACCCCGTGACCGACGAGATTCAGGCGTTGGGGCCTCACTCACCAGACCCTGCAG GAAGCTCCGTTGGCATAGCTTTCAGAACTCGCACCGGCCCAGTCTCAACTCGGAGTCGCTGGAGATCAACCGGCAGTTTGCCAGCCAGATCCACCTGTTGCACAAAGGCTCCCTGCTGCGGCTCACAGCCTTCATGGAGAAGTACACTGTGCCCCACAAACAGGGCTGGAGCTG GGCAGTACCCAAGTTcatgaaaaggaacaaaaccCCAGACTATCGAGGCCAGCATGTGTTTGGGGTGCCACCCCTCATCCATGTACAGCGCACAGGCCAGCCACTGCCACAGAGCATTCAGCAAGCCATGCGCTATCTGCGCAGCCAGTGCCTGGACCAG GTGGGCATCTTCCGCAAGTCTGGGGTGAAGTCTAGGATCCAGAACCTGCGCCAGATGAATGAGTCATCCCCTGACAATGTCTGCTACGAGGGCCAGTCAGCCTACGATGTGGCTGACCTGCTGAAGCAGTATTTCCGAGACTTGCCAGAGCCTATCTTCACCAGCAAACTCACCACTACTTTCCTGCAGATCTATCAGC TCCTCCCCAAGGATCAGTGGCTGGCAGCAGCACAAGCTGCTACTTTGCTGCTCCCTGATGAGAACCGAGAGGTGCTGCAGACCCTGCTGTATTTCCTAAGTGACATTGCCTCTGCTGAGGAAAACCAGATGACAGCTGGAAACCttgctgtgtgcctggcacccTCCATCTTCCACCTCAACATCTCCAAGAAGGATAGCCATTCACCCAG GATCAAGAGCAGGCGCAGCCGCACTGGCCGGCCAGGCCCTAGGGACCTAAGTGAGAACATGGCGGCCACCCAGGGCCTGTCACATATGATCAGTGACTGTAAGAAACTTTTCCAG GTGCCTCAGGACATGGTGCTGCAACTGTGTGGCTCCTATAGCGCAGCTGAGCTCAGccctcctggcccagccctgaCTGAGCTGAGGCAGGCACAAGCTGCTGGTGTGAACCTCAGCCTGTACATGGAAGACAGCGTCCAGGAGCTGCTGCGCGATGCTGCTGAACGCTTCAAAGGCTGGATGAGTGTACCAGGGCCCCAGCACACAGAGCTGGCTTGCAAGAAG GCACCAGATGAGCACCCGCTGCGTGTGTGGAAGGTGTCCACCGAGGTGGCAGCCCCTCCAGCTGTGGTGCTACACCGTATTCTGCGGGAGCGGGCCCTCTGGGATGAGGACCTGCTGCGGGCCCAGGTGTTGGAGGCCTTGATGCCAGGTGTGGAGCTGTACCACTATGTCACCGACAGCATGGCACCCCACCCTTGCCGTGACTTCGTGGTGCTTCG GATGTGGCGTTCCGACCTGCCTCGTGGGGGTTGCCTGCTTGTTTCCCAGTCCCTGGATCCTGAGCAACCTGTCCCAGAATCTGGGGTGCGGGCCCTGATGCTCACTTCCCAGTACCTCATAGAGCCTTGTGGCCTGGGCCGCTCCCGGCTCACCCACATCTGCCGTGCTGACCTAAG ggGCCGTTCTCCTGACTGGTACAACAAGGTCTTTGGGCACCTGTGTGCCATGGAAGTGGCAAAGATCCGGGATTCCTTCCCAACCCTGCAGGCAGCTGGCCCGGAGACAAAGCTGTGA